The Mytilus galloprovincialis chromosome 4, xbMytGall1.hap1.1, whole genome shotgun sequence genome contains a region encoding:
- the LOC143071347 gene encoding chondroitin sulfate synthase 1-like — MIPSLTKYKPKVRDEVLAWDYLSTSTMSHRNLNPKRAINTPLKHALEDNINQALQIMNRNARQKGRTIYYKDLRYGYHRVSPLYGADYKLNLLITYVRAPIRRHVYLHQTFGEVKFIEDPFTASPNIEYKASNSPFTFSSFGQGESLEIIHFIVPLAGKVPVFKRFMQNYEEVCLKNKEMTQLHIAVFNSESDSSSIKSLMNIVGQYQKRYGGADIEVIYADGTFNRAKALDIGMSGLSEDSLLFFVVVDILFDKFALFRIRYNTIKNIQVYYPIFFSQYNPLLVCTISDSCDINWTNFTSDHGYWRSTSTGMVSTYKRDLKSVGGLNTSFKGWGKEDGALYKKFVESNLTICRSIDPGMVHVFHQVICDINLKKDQYNMCKGTEKNTFGSQQQISNIVFSIPDIFYRIEKEIRLNPFIRFFSFKK; from the coding sequence ATGATACCTTCATTGACTAAATATAAACCAAAAGTAAGAGATGAAGTGTTGGCATGGGACTACCTGTCGACATCTACTATGTCTCATCGGAATCTAAATCCTAAACGTGCTATAAATACACCATTAAAACATGCTTTGGAAGACAATATCAATCAGGCTTTACAAATCATGAACAGAAATGCACGACAGAAAGGGAGGACAATTTATTATAAAGACTTACGGTATGGATATCATAGAGTAAGTCCTCTTTATGGTGCTGACTATAAATTAAATCTGTTGATTACTTACGTGAGAGCCCCAATAAGAAGACATGTATATCTTCATCAGACATTTGGGGAAGTAAAATTTATTGAAGATCCTTTTACAGCTTCCCCAAACATTGAATACAAAGCTTCAAATTCACCATTTACATTTAGCAGTTTTGGTCAAGGTGAGTCATTGGAAATCATTCATTTTATTGTTCCACTTGCAGGCAAAGTTCCTGTATTTAAAAGATTTATGCAAAACTATGAGGAAGTATGTCTAAAAAACAAGGAAATGACACAGCTTCACATTGCTGTGTTCAATAGTGAGTCAGATTCATCTTCGATTAAATCACTAATGAATATTGTTGGTCAGTACCAAAAAAGGTACGGTGGTGCCGACATTGAAGTCATTTATGCAGATGGTACATTTAACAGGGCGAAGGCATTGGACATTGGAATGTCTGGGTTGAGTGAGGATTCTCTACTTTTCTTTGTAGTTGTAgacattttatttgataaatttgcGTTGTTTAGAATACGTTATAATACAATCAAAAATATACAAGTGTATTATCCTATATTCTTTAGTCAGTATAACCCATTATTAGTTTGTACCATTTCTGACTCATGTGATATTAATTGGACTAATTTCACATCTGATCATGGATATTGGAGGAGCACCAGTACTGGTATGGTAAGTACCTACAAACGAGATCTTAAATCTGTCGGTGGGTTAAACACTTCTTTCAAGGGATGGGGGAAAGAAGACGGTGCCCTCTATAAAAAGTTTGTTGAAAGTAATTTAACAATATGTCGTAGCATAGATCCCGGGATGGTCCATGTTTTCCATCAAGTCATCTGTGATATTAATCTGAAGAAAGACCAGTATAATATGTGTAAaggaacagaaaaaaatacatttggatCGCAACAGCAGATTTCCAATATTGTATTTAGTATACCAGATATCTTTTACAGGATAGAAAAGGAGATAAGGTTAAATCCgtttattagatttttttcatttaaaaaataa
- the LOC143071343 gene encoding chondroitin sulfate synthase 1-like, with the protein MTAQVRRHVYLHQTFGEVEFIEDPLTASSNIEYKTSNSPFTFSSLGQGRQLLESIHFILPLAGKVPVFKTFMQNYAKVCLQNKEMTQLHIVVFSSESDSSSIKSLISIVGQYQKRYAGADIEIIYADGPFNRAKALDLGMSQLSEDSLLFFIDVDILFNKDTLLRIRYNTIKNIQVYYPIVFSQYNPSLICSNSDLCDTKWTNLTSDHGYWRSMGYGMVSTYKRDLISVGGLDTSIKGWGKEDVALNTKFVGSNLTIFRSIDPRLVHVFHQVICDTKLNNDQYQMCKITEKSTFGSQRQISNIVFSLPDILHKNDKEIMLSQFMKYLFFKK; encoded by the coding sequence ATGACAGCCCAAGTAAGAAGACATGTATATCTTCATCAGACATTTGGGGAAGTAGAATTCATTGAGGATCCTTTGACAGCTTCTTCAAACATTGAATACAAAACATCAAATTCACCGTTTACATTTAGCAGTTTAGGTCAAGGTCGACAATTATTGGAAAgcattcattttattttgccacTGGCAGGCAAAGTTCCTGTATTCAAAACATTTATGCAAAACTATGCAAAAGTATGTCTTCAAAACAAGGAAATGACACAGCTTCACATTGTTGTATTTAGTAGTGAGTCAGATTCATCATCGATTAAATCACTGATCAGTATTGTTGGTCAATACCAAAAGAGGTACGCTGGTGCCGACATTGAAATCATTTATGCAGATGGTCCATTTAACAGGGCGAAGGCGTTGGATCTAGGAATGTCTCAGTTAAGTGAAGACTCTCTACTTTTCTTTATAGATGTAGacattttatttaataaagaCACGTTGTTAAGAATACGTTATAATACAATCAAGAATATACAAGTGTATTATCCTATAGTCTTTAGTCAGTATAATCCATCATTAATTTGTTCCAATTCTGACTTATGTGACACTAAATGGACCAATTTAACATCTGATCATGGATATTGGAGAAGCATGGGTTATGGCATGGTTAGTACCTACAAACGAGATCTTATATCTGTCGGTGGGCTAGACACGTCCATTAAGGGATGGGGAAAAGAAGACGTTGCTCTCAATACAAAGTTTGTTGGAAGTAACTTAACGATATTCCGTAGCATAGATCCACGGTTAGTCCATGTTTTCCATCAAGTCATCTGTGATACTAAACTGAACAATGACCAGTACCAGATgtgtaaaataacagaaaaatcGACCTTTGGATCGCAACGGCAGATTTCTAATATTGTATTCAGTTTACCGGATATTTTACACAAGAATGATAAGGAGATAATGTTAAGTcagtttatgaaatatttgttttttaagaaataa